ACTACGTCCAGGACAGGCGTACCGGCTGGTGCGGCCGGGAGGTGCTCCCGCGCCGGCAGGGTGCCGGGAGAAGAGTCGGTTCGCATGGAACCGACTTTCGTCAGGCGCCCTGTCGTGCCCGTGTGGTGAGGCTGTGGCGTGCCTGTGAGTGCGGCTGCCAACTCATGTCCGGCTGCCAGCTCATGCCCGGCTGCCAGCTCATGCCCGGCTGCGGCTCGGGCGGCAGCGCGGGCAGATGCACCGTGAACACGGTCCGCCCGGGCACGCTGTCGACGGTCACGGCACCGCCGTGCGCGGTCACCACGGCCCGCACGATGGCGAGGCCGAGCCCGGTCGAGCCGGTGGCGCGGGAGCGCGCGGAGTCGCCTCTGGCGAACCGCTCGAAGACGTGCGGGAGCAACTCCGCGGGAATGCCCTGCCCGTTGTCCTCGACCTCCACGCACAGCCACCGGTCGCGCCGCTGCACCCGCGCGGTGACGGTCGTGCCGGGCGGCGTGTGCTTGCGGGCGTTGCCGAGGAGGTTGACGAGGACCTGTTGCAGCCGGGCCGCGTCCGCCGACACGAGTGCGGGCTCGTCGGGCAGGTCGAGCCGCCAGTTGTGGTCCTGGCCGGCCGCCCGGGCGTCGCTGATGGTGTCGATGACGAGCGGGACGAGGTCGGTGTGCTCGAACTGGAGCGGCCGTCCGGCGTCGAGCCGGGCGAGCAGCAGCAGATCCTCGACGAGGAGGGTCATCCGGCCGGCCTCGGACTCGATCCGGCCCAGGGCGTGCCGGGTGTCGGGCCCGACCTGCTCCCTGCCGCGCCGGGTGAGCTCGGCGTAGCCGCGGATGGACGCGAGCGGCGTGCGCAGTTCGTGGCTGGCGTCGGCGACGAACTGTCTGACGCGGGTCTCGCTCTGCTGCCGTGCGTGCAGCGCCCCGTGGACGTGGTCGAGCATCCGGTTGAGCGCGGCGCCGACCTTGCCGACCTCGGTGTGCGGGTCGGTCTCGGAGTCGGGGACCCGCTCGCTGAGGTTCACCTCGCCGGTGTGCAGGGGCAGTTCGGACACGCGGGTGGCGGTGGCGGCGACGCGGCGCAGGGGGCGGGTGGCCACGCCGATGAGGACGGAGCCGGCGATGGCGGCGGCGACCAGTCCGGCGCCGGTGACACTCACCTCGACGATGATCAGGGTGTTGATGGTGGTGGTGACCGACTCGGTGGGCAGGGCGACGTAGTAGGTGCCGCCGTCGAACCCCATGACGTACTGCGCGCGGTACTCGCCGAGGCCCGGGATCTCGACGGTGTGCATGCCCGTGGTGGGCACGCGCGCGAGGGCGGCCTTCTGTTCGCTGGTGAGGCCGACGGGGATGTTCCCCTGGTAAGGGCCGTTCTCCTCGGGGTCCTTGGCGAAGGCCGCCCGGGTGATGTCGCCGTCGGCGCCGACCACGGCGGCCACGGTCCCGGGCCGCGCCGGCCCGTTGATGAATCCGGTGATCCTGTCCGCCGCGTCGATGTCTTTCTCTCTGTCGGGCTTCGCGGGACCCGACAGGCGCTTGCCGGTGTCCTCGACCTGCCCGTCCAACTGCTCGTTCAGATGCGACCGCAGCGCCAGCGTCGTCACCGTCCCGATCACCGCGCACACCACCGCGATCAGCACGACGGACGCGACGACGAGCCGTGTCCGCAGCGTGCGCGGCTTGCCTGCCCACCGCCTGCCCGCCCGCTGCTGCGTACGCGGCCGCCGTCGGCCGCTCATGACGCAGCGGGCTTGATCAGGTACCCGGCACCGCGCCGCGTGTGGATCATCGGCTCGCGCCCTGCGTCGATCTTGCGTCGCAGATAGGAGATGTACAGCTCGACGACGTTGGCCTGGCCCCCGAAGTCGTACGACCACACCCGGTCGAGGATCTGCGCCTTGCTGAGCACACGGCGCGGGTTGCGCATCAGGAACCGCAGCAGCTCGAACTCGGTGGCGGTGAGGTGGATGTTGTCGCCGCCCCGCGTCACCTCGTGGCTGTCCTCGTCGAGGGTGAGGTCACCGACGACCAGCGTGGAGTCCGAGCGCCGGTCGGTGGCGCCGGAGCGGCGGATCAGCCCGCGCAGTCGCGCGACGACCTCTTCGAGGCTGAACGGCTTGGTGACATAGTCGTCGCCACCGGCCGTGAGCCCGGCGATACGGTCCTCGACGGCGTCCTTGGCGGTGAGGAACAGCACCGGCACGTCCGGCAGTTCCCGGCGCAGCCGCCCGAGCACGGCCAGCCCGTCCATGTCGGGCAGCATCATGTCGAGGACGACGGCGTCGGGCCGGAAGTCGCGGGCGGTCTGGATCGCGCCCGTGCCGTCACCGGCACTGCGGATCTGCCACCCCTCGTAGCGCAGGGCCATGGACAGCAGCTCGGTGATCGACAGCTCGTCGTCCACCACGAGCACGCGGACGGGGCTCCCGTCCGGCCTGAGCAGTTCGGTGCGCCCCTGGGGCGAGGTCGTGGTCATGTGAACACGGTGTCGGGGACCTCTGAGAGCACGCTTTCCGCAACCTGTGATTTCCCTGAGAAACACACAGGCGCTTCTCAGGGAACTCCTGGGAAGGCCTCGCCGCGGCTTCCGGGAACGCCGCGCGGGTCAGAACAGCCCGTCCTGCACGCCTGCCGCCTCCCTGAACTGCCGCACGGGCACGGTCAGTTCGTCTCCGGCGGCGGGCACCAGCCCCCATCCGGTCATCAGCCGTGTGTCGAGTACGACGACCCCGCCACCGGTGGCCAGGTGCAGATCGGGCCCGGCGGCCGCGACCAGCTCCCCGCCCACCGCACCGCCGGCGACGAGCTCGCTCACGCCGCCCATGGCGACGGGCACGTCCGCCAGCCCGAACACCCCCACGTGATCGACGACCCGCAGCGGCTCCCGCACGAGCGACTCCGGCCAAGCGGGAAGCCGCACCGCCCTCTCGTACAGCTCGGCGACCTCACGGGCCCGGTCGGCGGCGGCCTCCGGCAGCGCGGCCCGCACCGTCCTCTTCTCGGCGTACGGAATCCGGTCGGGCACCCGCAGGGCGGCCCTGAGCAGCTCCTCCGTACGCCGCGCGGCCATGAGCGGACCGACGCCGAGCCAGCTGAAGCAGACGGCGCCCTGCTCGAGCAGCCGGGCGGAGCCGCGCTCCTCGGCGGTGATCCCGACCTTGACCATGCCGGGCCCGAACCACGCCAGATAGACGTGGTACGGCCGGGGATCGTCGGCGATGGTGTCCGCCGCCACGGAGTGCGCCCGGTCCAGCCGCGCACACTCCTCGCACCGCGCCCCCGTACTCCGCCCCGGCACGGCCGCACCCACGGGGCACGCATGCCCCCGAGCCCCCACACAGATGCGCACACCCCCTTCCGCGACCCTGAAGGCCACGCGTTTCCCCCAGGTCAGCGCACTGCGCCGCCCGCCGTCCCACACCAGCACGGGACCATCCGCCGACCACCGCAGCCCCGAGCACTTCCATGCCTGTGCCATCTCTGCCGAGCGTAAGGGGCACCACTGACAACGGGGGACGGCCGGCGTAGAGCGGCCTCAGCGCCCGGAATCGGCCCCGACCGCGGCGACGTCCTCCTGCTCGCCCGCGCGCTGCACCGGCATGACCGGCTCCACCGCACCCGCGCCACCCCGCCGCCCCCGCCCGGCCAGCCGGCACCCGAGGCACTCCGCGTGCCCGCCCGGCGCCGCCGCGTCCCGCACCCGCCACCCCCACTCCGCCCGGGGCCGCACGCCCGGCCCCTTCCCCCACCCGGAGAGATGCAGGGCCCAGGTGACGAGCAGACTCACGACCCCGATCGCCACCCCGCCCGCGATCAGCACGCCGGAGACGGCGCAGACCCCCAGCCCCGCCACCCCCGCCCCGACGGTCGCGATGCCCCATCCGACCCAGCCCGCGACCGTGTGCCCGTGGTCATACTGATGTGCACTCACGTGTCACTCCCCCGCACCTGAGGACTCCGACCCGCCGAACCCCTCATCTGCTAAGACTTTTATTGCCCAAACATCTCACGAACTAAGGGATCTGGGAATGCAAGCCAAGCCTCGTCCGGCCGCCACACCGGAGCAGGCGCTGTCGGCGATGGACCGACTCATCGCGACTCACCTGGTCGGACAGCACGAGATCGCCCAGCAGGTGGGCCTGAGTGTGACCGACCTCACCTGCTTCGCCTACGTCATCGAGGCCGGCGAGAACCTCCCCACGGCAGGTGATCTGGCGGCCCGCGTCCATGTCACGACCGGCGCCGTCACCGGCATCCTCAACCGCCTGGAGCGCGCCGGCTACATCACCCGCCGCCCCGACCCCGCGGACCGCCGCCGCATCCGCGTGGCGGCCCGGCCCGAGGCGGTCGCCCGCGTCCGAGAGGTCTACGAGCCGTACTACGCCCGCCTCACCCAGCTCTTCGCGGACTACTCCCCGGACGAGATCGCGGTCCTGCACGACTGGTTCACCCGCGCGGGCACACTGGCGGCGACGTACCTGGAGGAGCACTGCCGCCCCGACTGAACCGGGGCCGCCGTCGCTACTCGGGCTGACGTGAGTGCCGACTCCGTCGCTACTGGGCTGACGTGAGTGCCGACTCCGTCGCTACTTGGACTGACGTGAGTGCCGGCTCCCCCGTCGGCGCACGGTGAAGAAGCAGGCGAGCATGCCGAGCCCCCAGGCGATCAGAAGGGCTCCCCACAGCGGCATGGTCACGATCGGCACGAGAAGGCGGATCTCGACGTCCGAGCGGTTCTCGAAGATGAAGATCAGAGCGACCGCGGTGATCAGAACGAACGGCGCGAAACGACGGACCGCCGGCCGGGAGAAGAACGGTGTGCGCGCCTTGTGGTCTGGGCTGATCTGAGCCATGGAGTACCTCTCCATCACGTAGCCCCTGATCCCAGCGTCCCCTTCCGAGCCACGGCGCGCCACCGCCGAGGTCGAAGACCGGGACCGCCGTGGGCCTGACGGAAGGCCAACGCCAAAGGCCCCGGATTGATCCCGGGGCCATTGATCCATGCGCACTCGGCAGGATTCGAACCTGCAACCTTGTGATCCGTAGGATCGGGCAGGGCGTCCTGCCTACGTCCCGCTGCAGCCCGGCCCGCGCCCGGGCCGCGCAGACAGCGGGTAGTCGCCTGATCCGAGAGAAGGTCGCCAAAGCGGTCTCCTCTGAGACGACGGTAGACCGCTGTGGTTTGGCCTTGATCATCGGTGGGTGACCGACGACGAGATCGTTGAACGAGTTCGGGCCTATGCGACAGCCCAGGAGCTGCCACCGCCCGCGCCTTCCCAGGCAGTTGCTGAGGTTGAGGCCGTCGTGGGGTATCCCATGCCGAAGTTGCTGCGGCGTTTGTACCTGGAGGTCGCCAACGGCGGCTTCGGTCCGGACGGGAGCATTCTGTCCCTGATCGACGCGGGCGAGTGGTACAGCGATGAGGAGTCGCTGCTCCAGCTTGTACGTGACTGGTGTTCGGAGTCCGAGCCGGAACCTCCGCTCCAGCCGCTTCATGTACCACCGCTGGTGACACTAGGCTGCGCGATCTGGTGGCACGTCGACGTCAGTACGCCGGAGGGCCGCATGTGGGGGTGGGACCCGAATGCGCGCTGTGAACAGCACCGCTTCCTCGTCGAGCAGTTCACCCTGGCGGAGTGGCTGGCGGACTGGCTGGAGGGCAACCGCACCTTCCCGCAGCCGCCGCCTGTGGTGGACTGCCCCAGTTGCTGAAGGACTGCCCTAACGGTCCAGTCGGCGGTAGCTGATCAGAGCTGCGGCAATGCCGCCGAAGGCAAGGAAGTGGCCAGGAAATGGTTCGCTCGACTACCCAACGATGGCGACCCAGCCGCTGTGAGGAGTTGCGCCTCTGCGGGCGATGCGGCGGCGGATTCCTTGCTCGCGTAGCCATCTGCGCAGGTGGTCGTAGTCGTAGCCTTGGTCGGCATGCAGCTTCGCCGCCCGTCGCCGCGTCCCTGTCGGTGATCAGGTGGATTTTCGATCCCCCCTTGCCACGGTCGGTCGGATTCGCTCCCGTCAGCGGCCCCCCTTTTTTTGCCGCCCGCAGGCTGACGGAGTCAATCGCGCAGCGCGACCAGTCCAGCTCACCTCGAGACCACCGTCTTCCGGCGCGCCCCTGCACCACCGGACCAAGCACTCATTCCGGTCTGAACGCCGAGCGAAATAACCCCTCAACCTGATCACGGTCATCCGGTGCCGATATCAGCCTTGTGCAGCCTCTGGGCCAACAGCAGGGCGCCTCCGGTCGCTGCCCCTACCGCTCCCGCGGCCAGGAAACCGCGAGAGGAACGCCAGGACAGCACCGACCACCGCGACTGCGCGGAAAACAACGATCCCGTACTCAGCCACGACCCGGTTGAGATCAGCGACAGGGCGGAGCCGATCGAGCCGACCGAGAGGGCGCTTCCGATCGAGCCCACCGACAAGGCCGAACCGACGGATCCCACAGACAGCACAGATCCCACTGAACCGATTGACAACACAGAGTCCTGTGACCACAAGGAGAGCACTGAACCAGAGGAGGCACGTCGGACTGACCGTACGGACAGTTTTGTCATGAGGCCATCCTGCCCGCTGATCGCTCTGTCTTGGGAGGTTGTGGACGGATGACGCGGGTCTCGTGTGAGGGCCGGCATCTGGCTCGCTGCGTGGCGGGGCAGATCCCCTTGGGAGCCCGGACCGGCCCGGATCTACGACCACGCCAGACTGCCGTGAGTGTCTAACTGCGTGACAACGCCGACGAACACCGGACGCCCCACGCACACGGCACACGGCACTCGGCACTCGGCAGGATTCGAACCTGCAACCTTCTGATCCGTAGGATCGGGCAGGGTGTCGTGCCAGCTGCCGACAGCCTCTGATCCCGATCGCCCAGGTGGGCGATCGAGTGCGAGCGTGTGCCGTCGTTGCCGTCAGGACTGCCGTCAAATTGACGCATCACGCCATCGCCGAGTGCTCGCCTCCACCTCGGTCCCGGCAAAGCTGTTCGTTCCAACCCACTGGCGTGGTAGCAGCGCGACTGACGGCCGGAGTGCCATGCGCAACGCTTCCATCCCCCCTGCCATCGTCCAGACAAGCCGAGCAGACGAGCCCACGGGCGTCCAGGTCGCTCATACAGAGGCGCGCTCCGGCTGGACGCCAGGAACCACAACTGCTTCGCGGGGTATGGATCAACGGGAGACAGGTGCGGGCTGCGGAGGGCGTTGGGTGATGAAAAAAGTCAGCGCGGAGGCAGCATGGGGACGAAGATATGGCGATGACGACCGGCCAGGGAGAGTCCCCCCACGAACGGGCAATGTATGAACTGCTTGGGCAAATGGTGTCCATGGCCGCCTACCTGGAGATGCGCCTCCAGATGCTTGCAAAGTGTCTCGTAGATACGCCGTATGCAGCTCACTGGATCAACGGCGAGAACAGCAGCAGGGTGATCAAGCTCATCGGCGATGTCGCCAAGGAACATCCGGCAGTGTCACCCAGCCGCCTTGAAGAACTACAGGTGACCCTCAAGGAATGCACGATCCTCCTCAACAGAAGGCATGGTTACGTCCACGGAGTTTGGTCAGTGGACGGTTCGAATCCGGCTGGATCAGAGGCTTGGCAGACCATGCGCTTCACGCGAGGCAACCAAGCCCCAACCTTCGCTCCTCTTTCCATCGACGACCTGGCAGATCTTATTCGCGGACTCGACCGAGCCTTGTCGTTGGTCATGACTTGGATGGTCGAGCACATCAACCATCGGGTTCAAACAAGCGTCGAGACCAGCGTTGGCGATTCGGGCGAAGCACCAACGGAGCGTGCTCCTAGCGAGTGATCACAATCCTTACTCGTTGCCCACTCCAGAACGACTCCACCGATGGTGACTGGAATCAGTGGATGACACCCACAGACACGGATGCGGACTGAGACGGCCCTTAGCGACCGCTTCGACGCGGCGCATTGGCATGTTGAGGGCGGTTCACTCCCCTGGGTTTGGCGCGAACGTAGAAGGAATGAGAATGAGCAGCAGGGACGATTTTACTGCCGCTACCAAAAAGGCCGTAGCGAACAGGGCCGGGAATCGGTGCAGCAATCCCACGTGCCGACTTCTCACCAATAGACCAGACCCGGTACACATCGACAAATTTCTCAATCTTGGCGTGGCTTCCCACATCCGAGCTGCAAGCCCCGGAGGGCCACGCTACGACGCTGACATGTCCACCGAGCAGCGCAAGTCACCGGAGAATGCACTTTGGTTGTGCCTTAGTTGCTCAAAAGTGATTGATGCTTCCCCGGCAGCTTTCACCGTCGACGGGCTCCTTGCCTGGAAAAAGAACGCAGAGATGCTGGCTGCGAGGGATTCCAAAGTCACGGCCGATCACGTGGGAACTCTCCTCGTGGAGATAGAGGCCGCACGCACGGATATAATTCGCTTCTGTTCATACTGGCAAGCTGCCGACCCTTCAAACGAGTGGCCCTCTCAACTCACCTTCAACGAAATGACCGAGAGGATACTTAAACACTCCACTCTCCGAAGGGCTGCCTATCATGAAGAAATCGCTCCACGAGTTTCCAAAATGATTTCTGTTGCGCGAACAATTCTCGGACCCGACAGTGATGAAGTGGCCAGCCTGGCACACATATTCACATATGCCGAAACCAACTACCTGTCAATGCTCAATTGCGCAAAAGCTCTGCAGCGGGTCGCAGACGTGCTCGCTATGCGCTAGGCCAACCGTACAGCCGTCGACAGTCGCCTCTGGAACGAACCTCCCAGCCAGGGGCGACTCCGGCTCTGGTCCGACTGTCAGGGACTCGGTGGTCTGCCTCGTTGCATAAGCGGCGAACAGGGAAACGGTCCCGAGTTAAATAACCTGCTGCTGCCCTTGCTGCGGTTGATCAAGCTGCTGTTCACGCATCCTCTGTTCTGCGCGCAGCTTCTCTACAGTTGTCGCGAAGACCTCAAGGTTAACCTTCTCTTCGGGAGAATTGTAGGGAGCGATCCCCAACTCCAGCGCTGTAACATGCTGCTGGATACTGTCAGCAGTCTGTTGCAAATTGCACGCTCTCTCGCGCGGCTTAAAATACCCCGCAGCTCCCGTGGTGACTGTGACAGTGAAGCCTAAGCCAATAAGAACTCCCTTGGCTGGCTGCGGCGGATCGTACCAAGCTGTTACCGCCGAGATAGCCGCCGAGCTAATGAACAAAAGCCACTGCATCACCAAATGCATGCGTCGATAATGACGCGAATCCTGCCGCAGACGAGAAATCTCCGAAGGGAGCTTCTCTTTGTAAGATGCTTGCCGATCTTCAGGTGGTGGTGTTCGCCGACGAATCTCAAGAACATGACGCTCCTCAGTCAAGGAGAGTTCGAGCTTGAGCTCCCTCAATGACTCCCCGGAATCCTCCCAAAATCCGCTGTCGAACTCCACGAGAAATTGCGCTGTGGAAGAGGGGCGAGTCCACAAACCTCAGCCAGCTGTTGGGTCCACGAGCGCCCTCGGGCTTAGCACTGCTCCTGAACTCGTCTCCCTGACACGCAGTGCTCGGAGGGCGGGGTCTCTCCCACATCTCGTCAATGTGACGCGAAAAGAGGGGGAACATGCACCGCCCTGCGGCTCGGTCTGAGATCCTGAAGACCGATCGAGAGGGGCCGCCGGTATGGAGTGGAAGACCCACGGTGAGCGACAGGTCTACACCAACCCTTGGGTGAATCTGTGTCTGGTCGACGTCCAGCAGCCTGACGGACGTAGGTGGGAGTACCACGTCGTCCGCCTCCGGCACCTGGCCGTCGCCGCCGTAGTGAATGGCCGCAAAGAGGTCCTCATGATGTGGCGACACCGCTTCATCACGGACTCCTGGGCCTGGGAACTGCCCATGGGCCTGGTCGAGGACGGCGAGACGCCGGAAGAAGCGGCTGCCCGCGAAGTCTTGGAAGAGACCGGTTGGCGTCCCGGTCCCATCAAGCCTCTTATCTACGCCGAGCCGGCGAACGGGATCACCGACTCCCAGCACCATGTCTTCCGCATCGACGGCGCCACCTACGCTGGTCCGCCCACGGAGAAGAACGAGTCCGACCGCATCGAGTGGATCCCCCTCTCAGAGGTGCGCGGGATGATAGACCGCCGCGAGATCGTAAGCAGCGGCTCACTCGTGGGTCTGCTCTACCTGCTCATGGACGAAGCAATCCGCTGACTGGCGGGAGGAGTTCCCGTAGCCGCGCCTCGAAGGCCAGGGCTACGGGCTCATGCCTGTGTGGGGCCAACTGGTCGTAAAACTCTTTGAGATGCCCAGTCACTCGCTCCGAGGCCACGGCCGACGCGGGCTCAAGGGCTTGCGTGGCGGTGTGACACGCCTGGTCAAGCTTGCCCTGGTCCAGCTGCGTACGAGCCAGCCAGAACGAGTGGAAGGCGCGGCCTCGCTGGTTCGTCTGGTGCTCCCGCCGCAGGGCATCGGCGATCAAGGGTTCGGCGGTTGCCGCTTCGCCCAGACGGCCATGGGCGATGCCTGTATCCACGATGAGCTTCGGCTCGTCGAAGTAAGTCACCCATGAGGGGTCCGGATCGCTCGCCCGGATCTGCTCGAATTGGCTGTGCGCTTCTCCGATCGCCCGGTGCGTGTCATCACGGTTGCCGAGGGTGGCGTGGGCGAATGCTTCCCGCATGGCCAGCATCGACATAACGCGCGGCGTGCTGCCGAGTGCTGACCGAGCCTGATCCTGGGCTGCGGTCACGAGTGCCAACGAGTCTGCGGGCTTGTCCTGGTAGGTCGCCTGCAAGCTCATGCAGGCGAGGACGTTGGCCATGAACTGCCGGTCGTCGATCTCCTTCGTCAGTTGCAGGGCCTCGGTGAAGTAGGCGCGGGCCTGGTTGTACTGGCGGGCGTCAAAATAGGTCCAGCCGGTGAGGCGTGCCAGCTCGGCCGCGATTCCGTACAGGCCGTTCCGGATGGACGGCGGTCGGCTCTCCTTCAAGAGCCCGACGACATGACGGAGCTGGCCGACAATGGCGGGCCGCAGTGCCTCGCCGCCGTGCTGGTCGTCTCGTCGCCAGTAGTCCTCGATAGAAGAGTGGAAGGCCTCAAGCGTGGCCGGCTTCAGGCTGGTTCGCGTGGCCAGAGCCAAGATGCTGTCGACATCGGGGCCCGGCAGCGGCGCGGGGGCCTGCTGCTCGGGTACCGGCACGTGCGGCGCCTCACGCTCATCGACCACGAGGGCCTGAGGCGTCTCCCACGCTCGGCGGGCAAGCCCGAGCATGTCTCCTGGGATGCGTAAACCGTCTGAGA
The Streptomyces tuirus genome window above contains:
- a CDS encoding MarR family winged helix-turn-helix transcriptional regulator; translation: MQAKPRPAATPEQALSAMDRLIATHLVGQHEIAQQVGLSVTDLTCFAYVIEAGENLPTAGDLAARVHVTTGAVTGILNRLERAGYITRRPDPADRRRIRVAARPEAVARVREVYEPYYARLTQLFADYSPDEIAVLHDWFTRAGTLAATYLEEHCRPD
- a CDS encoding helix-turn-helix domain-containing protein produces the protein MPDPDRPQELPARLLTDPEMIDACRVRDFARVFRLVKARAGIYPSMIARRCDLTPSRVGEVIAGRRHLLHMDVIERISDGLRIPGDMLGLARRAWETPQALVVDEREAPHVPVPEQQAPAPLPGPDVDSILALATRTSLKPATLEAFHSSIEDYWRRDDQHGGEALRPAIVGQLRHVVGLLKESRPPSIRNGLYGIAAELARLTGWTYFDARQYNQARAYFTEALQLTKEIDDRQFMANVLACMSLQATYQDKPADSLALVTAAQDQARSALGSTPRVMSMLAMREAFAHATLGNRDDTHRAIGEAHSQFEQIRASDPDPSWVTYFDEPKLIVDTGIAHGRLGEAATAEPLIADALRREHQTNQRGRAFHSFWLARTQLDQGKLDQACHTATQALEPASAVASERVTGHLKEFYDQLAPHRHEPVALAFEARLRELLPPVSGLLRP
- a CDS encoding HGxxPAAW family protein; its protein translation is MSAHQYDHGHTVAGWVGWGIATVGAGVAGLGVCAVSGVLIAGGVAIGVVSLLVTWALHLSGWGKGPGVRPRAEWGWRVRDAAAPGGHAECLGCRLAGRGRRGGAGAVEPVMPVQRAGEQEDVAAVGADSGR
- a CDS encoding DUF4231 domain-containing protein; translated protein: MEFDSGFWEDSGESLRELKLELSLTEERHVLEIRRRTPPPEDRQASYKEKLPSEISRLRQDSRHYRRMHLVMQWLLFISSAAISAVTAWYDPPQPAKGVLIGLGFTVTVTTGAAGYFKPRERACNLQQTADSIQQHVTALELGIAPYNSPEEKVNLEVFATTVEKLRAEQRMREQQLDQPQQGQQQVI
- a CDS encoding response regulator transcription factor, whose protein sequence is MTTTSPQGRTELLRPDGSPVRVLVVDDELSITELLSMALRYEGWQIRSAGDGTGAIQTARDFRPDAVVLDMMLPDMDGLAVLGRLRRELPDVPVLFLTAKDAVEDRIAGLTAGGDDYVTKPFSLEEVVARLRGLIRRSGATDRRSDSTLVVGDLTLDEDSHEVTRGGDNIHLTATEFELLRFLMRNPRRVLSKAQILDRVWSYDFGGQANVVELYISYLRRKIDAGREPMIHTRRGAGYLIKPAAS
- a CDS encoding NUDIX hydrolase: MEWKTHGERQVYTNPWVNLCLVDVQQPDGRRWEYHVVRLRHLAVAAVVNGRKEVLMMWRHRFITDSWAWELPMGLVEDGETPEEAAAREVLEETGWRPGPIKPLIYAEPANGITDSQHHVFRIDGATYAGPPTEKNESDRIEWIPLSEVRGMIDRREIVSSGSLVGLLYLLMDEAIR
- a CDS encoding DUF2797 domain-containing protein; translated protein: MAQAWKCSGLRWSADGPVLVWDGGRRSALTWGKRVAFRVAEGGVRICVGARGHACPVGAAVPGRSTGARCEECARLDRAHSVAADTIADDPRPYHVYLAWFGPGMVKVGITAEERGSARLLEQGAVCFSWLGVGPLMAARRTEELLRAALRVPDRIPYAEKRTVRAALPEAAADRAREVAELYERAVRLPAWPESLVREPLRVVDHVGVFGLADVPVAMGGVSELVAGGAVGGELVAAAGPDLHLATGGGVVVLDTRLMTGWGLVPAAGDELTVPVRQFREAAGVQDGLF
- a CDS encoding sensor histidine kinase → MSGRRRPRTQQRAGRRWAGKPRTLRTRLVVASVVLIAVVCAVIGTVTTLALRSHLNEQLDGQVEDTGKRLSGPAKPDREKDIDAADRITGFINGPARPGTVAAVVGADGDITRAAFAKDPEENGPYQGNIPVGLTSEQKAALARVPTTGMHTVEIPGLGEYRAQYVMGFDGGTYYVALPTESVTTTINTLIIVEVSVTGAGLVAAAIAGSVLIGVATRPLRRVAATATRVSELPLHTGEVNLSERVPDSETDPHTEVGKVGAALNRMLDHVHGALHARQQSETRVRQFVADASHELRTPLASIRGYAELTRRGREQVGPDTRHALGRIESEAGRMTLLVEDLLLLARLDAGRPLQFEHTDLVPLVIDTISDARAAGQDHNWRLDLPDEPALVSADAARLQQVLVNLLGNARKHTPPGTTVTARVQRRDRWLCVEVEDNGQGIPAELLPHVFERFARGDSARSRATGSTGLGLAIVRAVVTAHGGAVTVDSVPGRTVFTVHLPALPPEPQPGMSWQPGMSWQPDMSWQPHSQARHSLTTRARQGA